In the genome of Nakaseomyces glabratus chromosome K, complete sequence, the window CATAACtcatatcaataaattaaaacaataaatttttaattttgttatttgaATCTATAATATCTAGGGGATTTAACCACTTACTATATATACAGCTCGATATATATTTGTGCAATGGCTATGCCCACAGACGTGCATCACTTTTCGGGCTCTTAACCACGGCCGAACAAAGTAACCcaaaaaaacataaaagATTAAATCCATGATATGGAAGTGATTGCAAGTGTTTCAGACATAAATTGCACACACTTGTAGGCAAAACACAATTCAGCCCATACACAATACATACACAATGAACACCATATACAATGAGTCTCTCatcttcaagaagaaagaagtcTCGCTGAGTGCAATGACGTTCCTGTACCAGGAGATGATATCGAATATTCACAACGATTGTAAGGATATAAATGAGTTTGAGACAAGGCTGAGTAAGATGGGCTACAACATAGGCTTGAGATTGATAGAGCTGCTGAACTTTAGAGCCTCTGCCACTTTTACTTCAAAGAACTTCTTGTCGTCGGGATCAAACACAAGCAACGGTAGCTCAGACGCTACCATCACGGCCTCTGACCAAGAATCCTCCCTAACAAGCTTTATCAATCGTATGAGGAGGAGAGATTTGAAGATACTAGATGTATTGCAATTCATACACGGGTCCCTGTGGTCTTACCTTTTTGGCCATGTAAGTAACGACTTGGTCAAATCATCAGAGCGCGAAAATGAATATATGATCGTGGACAACAAACCTAAACTAACCCAATTCATATCAGGGAAGAATGTCTCTTGCGACTATTTTGTTTGTGGTATAATACACGGTTACTTAACATCAGCAGGTTTCCCATGCAAAGTTACTCCACACTCAATGCCACAGGATGGCCACGATAACAGAGTAGTTTTCCTGATCCAATTCGATAAGCAAGTGCTTGAAAGGGAAGGCCTGAGGATTTCTCAGTGAAATCTGACATCATGTCTACAAACCATTCACAGATACACACGGATATCACAACATATagaaacaagaacaaaattAACTTTCAACATCAAGGTCATATAGACAAGTACATATAAATAGCATTTCAACGagcatttttctttcaacttAACAATTTACTCTGGAAGGATAACGAGATTATGATTATGGCTACCATAGGCCCTATTACTTTAACATAGAAAGAATTCACCGAGTCTGTGATTATACAAATATCATTTATCGTTCGGTCGCTTGCTGCGCACATGTATGGGTTTCTTTACCAATATTGATGTAGCTAGTATTGCTGTTAAAATAGTAAGACTAGCGAATCCTGTGAGTGTGACTATAATGCTTGCTGTGCGGACCTAAACGCCAACAAGAATGAGTGCAGAATACCAAATCCTTCAAAAGTCACATGATAACTATATTAGTAGTAATACCCACTAAATGATTAGTGTCTTTTATCCAATTAATAGTCCGATATAGTGTAACGGCTATCACATCACGCTTTCACCGTGGAGACCGGGGTTCGACTCCCCGTATCGGAGTGATCAGCctaatttcaaaattattaatttttttttgctttttcgTTTCTCAATCACCTGCCAGATAGCGAGCTCGTCTCGAATTGCCATACAAAATGgttaatatatacaatagCAAATGATTAATggtcttttatttttactgAACAGTCTATTTTTATGTTATATTGTGTTATATAATACAACGTATCCTTGATTTAAATaagatacaaaaaaaaaaaatgcaatatAAGAGGTATTTGTTCCTGAAAGTTTACGGTTCCATCACCGGGATAGAGTTAGCAAATTGTTCTTTTGAGGTAATTCTGACTGTCAAGTTGAATCTTCTTGCAGGGACTTAATTTCGTTTATCTTTGACTGTAGTCTCTTTACCAATCCATTGTGTGGGTCGAGCAACTCACAAGTATGTCTCAAGTTCAGGCTGTTAATAGTCAGTGGTGCATCAGCTTGATCGTCTTCGTTATCGTTGAGTAAAGCCTCTGTAAGTTCCACCAATTGTGCATTCAGCTGAATCTTTGAGTTAATGTTTGCTCTATCGTTCTCCAATTTGTGTTTCTTGCCCCCGTATTTAATAGTTTGGTGTTCTTTCCGCACCGCGATGAGTTCTTTGTTCAGCAGCTGCGAGTTTGCGGTTAGTTCCTTCAACTGGTAGCAGAGCTCGTTGTTGGCTTTATTGATGTCCAGGAGGTCATCCAGGTCCGCGGTCAGTTGTTCTGCGAGCACTTGAAATATCCGCATGTCCAGCTTGTGGgacatcttcttcaattgggACAGTCTCGGCACGTTAGTGGTACCGTTAAAGGCGGTCAACGCCTGTGGTATCAGGTCGTTCTGCAACAGGTTTGTGAATATCGCCTGCAGCACATGTATAGTGGTGACCGAGGTGATCGAGGAGTACAGCCTCGACACCGGTATGTCCTCGAAGTCGTATGCACTCGATTGTATGTGTGCATCGACACCCGTGTACCTGGGCACATCAGGCGTGCTTATATTGCCAGTTTCTGATCCTTGTGTGTGAGGTGTAGTATCTGGTACTGGTACGTCTAGTATATCTGGTGTCGcttcatattcattatCAAACACAGGCTCCACATCTGCATTCACATCCACATTTGCATTCTCATCCGCATCCACATCCACATCCACATCCACATTTGCATTCTCATCCAAATCCGCATCCACATCAGCAAACGAGATGGATTTGCTCCTCTTGACGTTCCTGCTATGACTGCCCCGCAGCCGCGCTAGCAACTTCGTGTCTCTATCCATCACCGCTCTCCTCTACTGATCCAAGCCAGGAACACTTGTTGACTACCATCTCTTATGTCTGTTTACATTTGCCTAAAAAACAATCACCTGACCACACCGTCCACGATGAACGGGTTCTGGACCCTGGAAAGTATCTCTCTCAGACAGCAACGCACAGCCAAAGCATAGCAAACGCACAGGACGAAACGGCAAAAGGAAGTGCGGATCCGTCTGTGGAgtagaagaagagagagagaTCCGCGCACAGAGTGGAAAAGGGTCCACCTCATCGCTGCCCCCCCCATAAGAACCCCTGCGGGGATTGGATGATTAATTGCAATTTAAAATCTTTTCAGTGGAAAATAAGCTTCTGTGCCAAGCATTGTATTGTTGTGTTGTAttgtgttgtgttgtgttgtgttgtATAGTGTTGTATAGTATAGTGTAATGTAGTATAGTGTTGTATTGTGTAGTATTGCATAGCATAGCATACTATCCCATGCTATGCTGTTGAATTCTCTATAGTGCCCTATGTGGAGGTCCGATATAAATTTCTGGTTTTTTCGGGTTTGAAAAGGGCGTAGAGTTGTAGACAACACAAAGcaattttttgcaaaaaaaaatttcatatatattattgctttctttcttaGCCTAATAATAACTAAACCCCCCTCCAGAGCCACTCCAAGGTATAAATGTCTGCTACTACTGTCACAGATATTACTGGTACTGGTACTGGTACTGGTACTGGCACTACCGGTAGTGCCAGTACCGCTACGGCCATACCGCTTCCGCCTACGTCTACTATTCAAACCTCCGACGAGCCGCCACGTACGCTGTGGATGGGAGACCTTGACCCCTCCTATGACGAGGAGACGATACAGGAGATATGGAGCCACCTCGGCAAGCACGTCACCGTGAAACTGATCAgagcaaagaaaaacctGCTGATCCCATGCAGCTCTACTTCAGACCCCGCGCCTGTGCCAGCTGCATCTGTGCCATCCGGGCAGAACGGCGCACAACCACCACAGGAAGACACCAGGGACTCGCCTTCTAACACTACAGGATCGGCGTCTAACACCCCGGCCTCTGACAGTGGCATTCAAACCAGCGAGGGCGAACAGTCCACCCAACAGCCCTTGAAGATTAACATCAACGGTGTCTCCTTCATAGACCCGGCAACCACGCAGCTGCACCACGCGGGCTACTGCTTCGTGGAGTTCGAGTCGCAGAAAGACGCGCAAGAGGGCCTGGCTTTGAACTCTACACCACTGCCTAACTTCGTCTCCACTACCACTGGCCAGGACATCAACCCCACGGGACAAAGAACATTTCGGCTGAATTGGGCATCCGGCGCCACACTACAGAGCTCCATACCAACTACGCCCGAGTACTCTTTGTTCGTCGGTGACTTGTCGCCAACAGCAACTGAGGCAGACCTGCTGTCACTCTTCCAAACTAAGTTCAAGTCCGTGAAGACAGTGAGAGTAATGACAGACCCCATCACTGGCGCATCGCGTTGCTTTGGTTTTGTGAGGTTCGGCAACgaggaagaaagaagaagagcaCTAATAGAGATGAACGGCGTTCATTTCCAAGGAAGAACTCTGAGAGTCGCCTACGCAACTCCAAGGTCAACCACCGTCATGCACACCCAAGGTAATAACccacacgatcaccacgTTGATGTGAGAAATACCATTTCAAAAGCTGAACTCGAGAAGAGCAACTTGTCTCAATATCTCATGAACGCCTCAAATAACTCTCAAAGAGCTAACCAATTGAGATCAGCTAATAAAATGCATAATTACCCAAATGCATCAGGGTTTCAGCAAACACATTACAGTAACGACATAAACTCCGGAAACGGTTTACAAAGAGGTCCTCCACAAAGATCATATAATCCAGGACAGCTACATTATAACTCTTATAATCAACCGGAGGTGAACTACGGAACAGATATGAGTGGAGGATATCCACCTAATAGAGCTGACCTGGGCAGGAAAGATGGCATGATCAACACTTCTTTTGTCAACACCCAGGTATCTGAAGCTGCATTAAACGACTTCTTTGCTACTGATCCTACAAACACAACAGTATTTGTAGGCGGTTTGGGACCTACTGTCCAAGAACAACAATTAAGAAAAATCTTCCAACCATTTGGTAATATCTTAAGTATCAAGATTCCACCAGGAAAAAACTGCGGATTTGTAAAATTTGAACACAAGATAGATGCTGAAGCAGCTATTCAGGGATTACAAGGTTTTGTTTTAGTTGAAAACCCTATTAGATTGTCTTGGGGCAGGAACCATGTAGCTAAAAACATGATAAATAAATTGCCACCCCAATATGTGAGCTCGGGAAATCAAAGGCAAGAATTAAGACCCCAATATCAAGACCCATCTACAATGTTAGccaataataatatcaataacCAGGCATACACCTATCAGCATGAACAATTCTACCCAAgtcaacaacaaataatATACGGTAAAACAAATGATTTTGCTACCAAACCAGATTCTCTCCCTTTATTGACTGAGGTTCATCAGCAAGGCATTCAGGGCCAACCATATaatcaataccaacaacAGCCCCTACCAAGCCAATCACATCAGCAACAGTCATCTCAACAATATATGCAAGCTTTACAGAGAAGACAACAACAAGATCTGGTTAATCAATATCAGTACAACCAGATGAAACATATGCAAAATACGGTGGCACAACAGGCTGGTATGAATGTGACTAGCACTACAGCATGGCAACTATCAAACGATATCCCAGCAAACTCAATGACAAACAATATTGTTTCAGGAGCTGATATCAATAATGATGTTGGAAACAGGATCCTTGAAATGGATGCCCAATTACattctttaaatttaaatcCTCAATCCGCTGGCTTGAACCAATTGCCcaatgataatattcttaaCTCAAGTTCCCCAAATTCAGCAAGGAACCAAATCAATATTTATGGTCAAGGAGACCGTACCATGGCCTATCCGCAACAGGTTGATGAAAATTCGCTAGGGATGAATAACGTACGAAGACCTAGCTTAACCACTAACAATGATAACTTTGCCTTTACTTAACCAGTTACAAATCTATTATTCAACATCACAAGCACTGCTGGCTCAGTTTAACCTACAAAGGTGAACACGTATCATTTCATATGGAATGGATTAAGGCTATATGAAACTGTTTAAAGCAGTTGGATCATTTATTaaagtaaaataatatttaatatcGTGCTTTTATGTCCCAGAATGGTTTGAgttttttcatttgttttCATCTAATAATCTATTGTTGCTTTTActgttattttatttcccaattatattttattcaactttgagaaattgaaaaacttttAACTATAAAAAGTGGTTCTTACtcctaattttttttgtttgacaTTCAATTGACTCTTATCTATCAAATCGTGTATTATTCTTATCCATGCTTGTTCTTATTAGTCTTCGGCAGTTGTTTTGACAGAATACACGCGATTAATTATCTCAattattttactttttaTCCCCCAagtatttttatatatatattgaacTTATAAAGAACgcatatttttatttaattatATCACAGTACAGAGTAACATATTAGCAATAGAACAAAACTGgcattatttatttcacGGCTTACAAGCAACAACCCCACTATCGCATACATCTAACTATGATATCTCCTTTGGGGAgtgaaatgaaataaatcaTGTGATTAAGACTCATAGTGGCACATAATAAAACTGTGGGATCTCACTTCTAGAAGGCAAGGCGTTGCGATGTGTAATGAAGTAAAACAAATGATGTTTACAGACACCCAATTCAGTTTCTTAAACCATATAAATACTCTAGGTTGGGCTTTTTTCAACTACTCAACCTGAACTGGTTTTCCTACAGGACGTTGTTACGCTGGTCATTACGTAAAACGGGAAATGGCAAACTCATTGCAATTAGCGCATCAACTTAAGGGCAAACATGTATTGCtagtcggtggtggtgaagTGGCGCTGACACGGATTCTTAAGCTGATCAAGACAGATTGTAAACTTACCATAGTTGCACCAGTAATCCATGAGAAGATACTGAGGAAATATGGTGGGTTTGACACTGCAAGTGACGGTAAAGTGCATAGAAACGAAAAATGGGTACCGGGCTGTTTAAAGCTGTACCAATACGTTGAAGATACGTTTAATGATGATTATTTCGCTCTGGATAACAAGGAAGGTTGGTCTTTCATCATGACTGCGATTCCAGACCAAGTCGAGAGTGAAAGGATATACAAAAAGGCGAAGAGCATATATGGCCCACAACAGATGGTCAATGTCGCAGACAATCCACCGCTATGCGATTTCTATTTTGGAGCCAATGTTGAAGTGGAAGGGTTGCAACTTCTGATTTCATCCAATGGGTCATCTCCACGGTTTGCAGCCCTGATCCGAGATGAGGTCAAGAGACATCTTGAGACCCTAGACCTGGAAAAATCAGTAGAGACACTGGGAACACTGCGTAGTAGGATAAGAGACTTATCACCAGACATGAGCCAGTCAAAATATAGAATGCAATGGATTAAGCAATGCACAGACATATTCGGCATCCAAAACGCAGCAAGAATAGATGTCGACAAGCTGGTTCAGTTATACAAGACAATGAGCCAGGAACAATCCTTGACGTTCCCACCACGTACAGAGGTGCTAGCCAACTACACTGTGTAAACGACCAGGATTACTACATAATACTATAGCATTAACTATATAGATCACATGGAAATATAATAGCACACGTCATAATAAGGGTTTCTCCAAAAAACCTCCAAAGAACAATCGTAAATCGGAGGTGGTCCCCCCCCTTCAAAGGCTGggaagctgaaaaaaaaattcttcccccttcaaataagaaaattgTACCTGGAACGTGGAAGAATGGGAACTTATAACAGTTATTCCCAAGTGTTTGGTTTGAATCAGAGCGTATTACACACTAGCATAGGTGTATCATTTGAAAGCTAAGCAATATAAGAGCCTCTAAGTGCGAAAGAACGAAGTTTCTACGACTAAAATTGGGTTATAATAGTGCCATCATAAAATCAAGGATAATAGCGTTTGTTTAACAATAACCCCCCAAGAACGAATAACATAATGACTAATCCCAAAAATGTTGTTCCCAACTCAGGGACCTCCAGCAGACATGCTTCTATTGTGGAGATGCTATCCTCTCCGCCTTTACTACCACATCAGCATGCGCAGCACGCTCATGTTCATAGATCTCAAGGTAGATCAGAGAGCATAGAGTCTATTCCATTACAGAGGAGCGCTTCTGGCACGTCTTCGATTACCTCTATGGGGTCCAACAACGATAGCAGCAGTGCTAATGCACAGAGTGCAAACCCTAGTGCGGGAAGTGCTACCAATGTGGGTGCCAGTGGTACTCCTCACTCTGGCAGTGGGCTGGAAGCTGGAAACACTGATTTATCTGCTGTGCCAATGCTACAGACACCATCCCAGTGTTTGAACTCAGCTCATATTCATACCTGGAAACACATCCAATTATCACAATTAATTGAACAGAACAAGTTAATCTTCGTGCCAGGATCGTTATCCGTAGAAGAGACTTTCAACACATTGATCAAGTACCACTTGACCTCTATCCCTGTTGAAGCTGTGCCAGGCGATATGAACTGTTTAACTTTTGATTACAATGACTTGAACTCATACTTACTTTTAGTACTGAACAAAATAACAATCAATAATAAGCAAGTGACCCAGGACTGCCAGAATGGTAAACCAGTGGCTGTGGGAGACATTGTCAAGTTGACTCCAAAGAATCCTTTTTACAAATTACCTGAAACCGAAAACTTGTCTACCGTAATGGGCATTTTGGGCTCCGGTGTTCATAGAGTGGCTATAACAAATCCAGAGATGACTCAAATCAGAGGTATTTTATCGCAACGTAGACTAATAAAATACATATGGGATAATGCTAGGTCCTTTGGAACATTAGAACCATTACTGAATAGCTCACTACAGGACTTGAAAATCGGAGTTTTGAATACAAACTCTAAGCCAACTTCAAGGCAGTCAAGAGTCATTTCAATTCAAGGTGAGGAGCCTTTAATAATGGCTCTATATAAGATGCATAAAGAAAGGATCTCTTCCATTGCTGTTATTGATCCACAAGGCAACTTAATTGGTAACATTTCAGTAACAGATGTCAAGCATGTCACTAGAACCTCCCAATATCCACTGCTTCATAAGACGTGCCGTCATTTCATTTCTGTGATTTTGAATTCCCGTGGTCTAGAGACGGGTAAGGACTCTTTCCCAATCTTTCATGTATATCCAACAAGTTCTCTTGCAAGAACACTGGCAAAATTAGTAGCAACTAAGTCGCATAGATTGTGGATCGTACAGCCTCAAGAAGCGCCAACTGCCACATCAAGTAGTTCAACTTCTTCCAGTGTAAATACCGGAACCATTTCCCCAAACCCTACACCAACCACCACCTCAGCTTCTCCAGCTCCTGGAGCAACACCAAATGCCTTAAACAACCATTCTCCATTATTAAGTACCGTTGATGATGGCCATACTGTCATTAACCCTGCTACACAAGCTACAAATACAACAGTAATCCAACCTAATCTATTTGAAAAGGAGTACAGAACTGGCAAATTGATAGGTGTTGTGTCATTGACTGATATCATCAACCTGTTAGCCAGAAAACAGACTGCAAATACTGAAGTTGACCCACAGACAGCTAGAAGACAAAGAGGTCCAGCAACTCAATAAGTGCAACCAATACTAGTGTTACCATGAGGCAAACATATTCAAGAATCTCAAAAAATACTTTTCTTATGCACAGAACTACTGGGAAACAGTGGGGTCTCCTAATTAAATGTGGTGATGTAATTCATTGCTAACCATGCTTTGGAATACTAGTACATACTTCATTCCTCGATTAAACTACAAGTAGGCGCACCACTGGTAGAATTGTTTCTCATTTTACTTTATCTAGTTATCATACCttt includes:
- the SDS24 gene encoding Sds24p (CAGL0K06699g~Ortholog(s) have protein serine/threonine phosphatase inhibitor activity), producing MTNPKNVVPNSGTSSRHASIVEMLSSPPLLPHQHAQHAHVHRSQGRSESIESIPLQRSASGTSSITSMGSNNDSSSANAQSANPSAGSATNVGASGTPHSGSGLEAGNTDLSAVPMLQTPSQCLNSAHIHTWKHIQLSQLIEQNKLIFVPGSLSVEETFNTLIKYHLTSIPVEAVPGDMNCLTFDYNDLNSYLLLVLNKITINNKQVTQDCQNGKPVAVGDIVKLTPKNPFYKLPETENLSTVMGILGSGVHRVAITNPEMTQIRGILSQRRLIKYIWDNARSFGTLEPLLNSSLQDLKIGVLNTNSKPTSRQSRVISIQGEEPLIMALYKMHKERISSIAVIDPQGNLIGNISVTDVKHVTRTSQYPLLHKTCRHFISVILNSRGLETGKDSFPIFHVYPTSSLARTLAKLVATKSHRLWIVQPQEAPTATSSSSTSSSVNTGTISPNPTPTTTSASPAPGATPNALNNHSPLLSTVDDGHTVINPATQATNTTVIQPNLFEKEYRTGKLIGVVSLTDIINLLARKQTANTEVDPQTARRQRGPATQ
- the TRS31 gene encoding TRAPP subunit TRS31 (CAGL0K06589g~Ortholog(s) have Rab guanyl-nucleotide exchange factor activity, role in ER to Golgi vesicle-mediated transport and TRAPPI protein complex, TRAPPII protein complex, TRAPPIII protein complex, cytosol, nuclear envelope localization), with protein sequence MNTIYNESLIFKKKEVSLSAMTFLYQEMISNIHNDCKDINEFETRLSKMGYNIGLRLIELLNFRASATFTSKNFLSSGSNTSNGSSDATITASDQESSLTSFINRMRRRDLKILDVLQFIHGSLWSYLFGHVSNDLVKSSERENEYMIVDNKPKLTQFISGKNVSCDYFVCGIIHGYLTSAGFPCKVTPHSMPQDGHDNRVVFLIQFDKQVLEREGLRISQ
- the MET8 gene encoding bifunctional precorrin-2 dehydrogenase/sirohydrochlorin ferrochelatase MET8 (CAGL0K06677g~Putative bifunctional dehydrogenase and ferrochelatase; gene is upregulated in azole-resistant strain), giving the protein MANSLQLAHQLKGKHVLLVGGGEVALTRILKLIKTDCKLTIVAPVIHEKILRKYGGFDTASDGKVHRNEKWVPGCLKLYQYVEDTFNDDYFALDNKEGWSFIMTAIPDQVESERIYKKAKSIYGPQQMVNVADNPPLCDFYFGANVEVEGLQLLISSNGSSPRFAALIRDEVKRHLETLDLEKSVETLGTLRSRIRDLSPDMSQSKYRMQWIKQCTDIFGIQNAARIDVDKLVQLYKTMSQEQSLTFPPRTEVLANYTV
- the AME1 gene encoding Ame1p (CAGL0K06633g~Ortholog(s) have role in attachment of spindle microtubules to kinetochore, protein localization to kinetochore and COMA complex, cytoplasm, spindle pole body localization) → MDRDTKLLARLRGSHSRNVKRSKSISFADVDADLDENANVDVDVDVDADENANVDVNADVEPVFDNEYEATPDILDVPVPDTTPHTQGSETGNISTPDVPRYTGVDAHIQSSAYDFEDIPVSRLYSSITSVTTIHVLQAIFTNLLQNDLIPQALTAFNGTTNVPRLSQLKKMSHKLDMRIFQVLAEQLTADLDDLLDINKANNELCYQLKELTANSQLLNKELIAVRKEHQTIKYGGKKHKLENDRANINSKIQLNAQLVELTEALLNDNEDDQADAPLTINSLNLRHTCELLDPHNGLVKRLQSKINEIKSLQEDST
- the NGR1 gene encoding Ngr1p (CAGL0K06655g~Ortholog(s) have mRNA binding activity, role in 3'-UTR-mediated mRNA destabilization, mitochondrion organization and P-body, cytoplasmic stress granule, cytosol, perinuclear region of cytoplasm localization); translated protein: MSATTVTDITGTGTGTGTGTTGSASTATAIPLPPTSTIQTSDEPPRTLWMGDLDPSYDEETIQEIWSHLGKHVTVKLIRAKKNLLIPCSSTSDPAPVPAASVPSGQNGAQPPQEDTRDSPSNTTGSASNTPASDSGIQTSEGEQSTQQPLKININGVSFIDPATTQLHHAGYCFVEFESQKDAQEGLALNSTPLPNFVSTTTGQDINPTGQRTFRLNWASGATLQSSIPTTPEYSLFVGDLSPTATEADLLSLFQTKFKSVKTVRVMTDPITGASRCFGFVRFGNEEERRRALIEMNGVHFQGRTLRVAYATPRSTTVMHTQGNNPHDHHVDVRNTISKAELEKSNLSQYLMNASNNSQRANQLRSANKMHNYPNASGFQQTHYSNDINSGNGLQRGPPQRSYNPGQLHYNSYNQPEVNYGTDMSGGYPPNRADLGRKDGMINTSFVNTQVSEAALNDFFATDPTNTTVFVGGLGPTVQEQQLRKIFQPFGNILSIKIPPGKNCGFVKFEHKIDAEAAIQGLQGFVLVENPIRLSWGRNHVAKNMINKLPPQYVSSGNQRQELRPQYQDPSTMLANNNINNQAYTYQHEQFYPSQQQIIYGKTNDFATKPDSLPLLTEVHQQGIQGQPYNQYQQQPLPSQSHQQQSSQQYMQALQRRQQQDLVNQYQYNQMKHMQNTVAQQAGMNVTSTTAWQLSNDIPANSMTNNIVSGADINNDVGNRILEMDAQLHSLNLNPQSAGLNQLPNDNILNSSSPNSARNQINIYGQGDRTMAYPQQVDENSLGMNNVRRPSLTTNNDNFAFT